ttgtgtgctgcgTACGTTTGTGAGTCTTAATGTTGTGTATGTTTAGTGCACGTGAGTTTGAGTGTGCGCGTTTGTCTGCAACAAACAATGACTCAGTCTGTTGCCAGAGGCATTAATTGAGGCATCAATTAAAGGAGTTAATGAGTTTGTTTAATGAGATGAAAACTCCGGTTGTgtttctgatgtcagactcgcCAGACTTGGCTGTTCCAACCAGaataatgtcaaactatttttcttttgctcttttttcCTGAACTTCAggtttttatttgtcacattttgtcttCTGTCTGTCCCTTAATCTCACCTCCTGTCCAATATGACGCTTTTACtcatagcagggtaaacacaggtgtaattaataacactaATTATGGCCCTATTCCATTTAGGTGTGCCAAGGCCCTGGTAtggtgcatgctggctcactggaatggctgtaaCACTAAATAGAACAGGACCGTATACttttatcaattacacctgtgtttacctgcaattacatgtcaaaatggctgctaaaaaaaaggcctattgCCATGTcagaggcaacaaaacttaaaAGAATACTCCACCATTTAGGGAAATGTGCTTGTTTACTTTCTTCTGAGGTAATACatgaagtgagaagtaggctcattttctcatagacttctatacaatcagacttctttttgcaaccagaggagtcgccccctgctggctattagagagaatgcatgtttaaggcacttcagcattggcttcacttttcagaccccagagttgGCCACTGATTAAACAACGTAAAGAGGAATTGTATGAGTAGAATGTGTGAGATCTTCGGACTGAACTTGTACATTTGCTCTGTCCTGTGTTGTGAAGCAGACGGCGGGACCATGAAGACTGTggtggctctgctgctgctctgtctgtGTGATCCTGGACAGAGTGACTGCCAGGCTGAATGCATGTCCTGCAGCAACATCCTGCCCAAACAGCTCAGTTTCAACACCATGGTGAggatgccacacacacacacacacacacacacacacacacaaactgctgaTTGCAAGAGTGGAGCTCCTGCCCAAAACAGGGGGAGAAGTCCATTGTGTCCGCTGAAATAAGTGGAAAACAAATCCCGCTCTGAAATATTTGTTAGCCAATCCTCCATCCAGACAAAACCATACTACGCTCTCACACACAACTCACGTAAATAATGATATCCCTCCAGGGCTCTTTTAATTTGGTGATAAAATAAGTGTAAACCCCTCACCCCCACCTTCCTTTATTCCTCCCGTCCTCCCGTCCTGACTCAACAAATTATCCCTTTGGCATTTGagtttttaatttgttgttgATTCCTGGGGATAGATGTGCATTTCTCCTCTCAGCGCTAATGCCTGGTGGTTGTTTCTCTCTGATAATGACATGTCTGCGTCTCAGATGTTTTGGCAGGAGGAGAAAACAAGAAGACATTTAAGAGTGCATGGCTTAAAACATAAAACGTGGAACTGTTGGGGACTTTGGTCACAGTCCTATTCAAAAGCCTATTGAATTGTAAATAAATTGCTTTCTACGATGACTTACTGCTCTTTTTAGaatccctctcttcttctgcttATTCTaattttctcctctccttcatctccatccctccttcctGGCTGAAAGGTATTTTATTGTAAAGGAATGAGCAGATAGATTCCTTTCAAACAGTAGATGATGCTCAAAGCAATGTTATTTTCAAAGCAAAGGTATTTCATGCATCCCAGTATTATTCTGATAGGCCTAAGATACATTCCCTCACATAATAACAGacagacccacacacacatgcgcccATTGAACCATTAAAGTGGAGGATATAAGTGATAGACGAGCTAGAAATCCAATCGATCTTCATCTGTCACATTGAATTTTGTATTCTCTTAGACTGAGTTGAGGACTTTCCACTCAAACAACCCCGGCAAATCAGATGCTTTGAGGGAGATACATACTGTTTAATACATAATCTAGATATTTTTCTTCATGACAGACATATTTGAACAAAGGTGTAACTGATAACActaataaatgcagaaaatgaagatctcttgtctttgtctctatCAGGTGTGTCTCACTGAGTGCGAAGCCAACGTCTCCCCAGCCTTCTCCTGGGACTTCTGTCGTAAGGTGCTGTCATCGCCAATTTCCTCCCTCACTGGTATGATGCGGAAAAGATctcaggaggaggtggaggcctTGTTTCCTGAAGAGGATGAGCAGCTGGATGGAGGTCTGTTGCTGCCCTTTGCATTGCAGAGGTACGATCACATGACCCGGGCACTCGGAGTGGACGAGAGGGATCTGGGCGGCAGGGGCAGCCAGCTGAAAACTGCTTACAATTCCCAGAACGACCTGTCTCTTGAGGATGAGTATGAGGAGGAGGCGGGGCAGGAAGAAGGGGCTGCTGACATGGCAATGAGAGGACAGGGTGA
Above is a genomic segment from Sebastes umbrosus isolate fSebUmb1 chromosome 2, fSebUmb1.pri, whole genome shotgun sequence containing:
- the pnoca gene encoding prepronociceptin isoform X3, encoding MGADGGTMKTVVALLLLCLCDPGQSDCQAECMSCSNILPKQLSFNTMVCLTECEANVSPAFSWDFCRKVLSSPISSLTGMMRKRSQEEVEALFPEEDEQLDGGLLLPFALQRYDHMTRALGVDERDLGGRGSQLKTAYNSQNDLSLEDEYEEEAGQEEGAADMAMRGQGDAGPSVSKRFGGFVKGRHGYRKLMSPGRSYQKRYGGFIGIRKSARKWNNQKRFSEFLKQYLGMSTKATEFNSVSEDLTQQNEV
- the pnoca gene encoding proenkephalin-A isoform X1, translating into MAAVGSGEEGGSHSNLFGFLAAPPVCVSVWAWLRSALLHTCNQSAHHLFQSAHLPLISSSALQCLTHPEPDHCVSYRADGGTMKTVVALLLLCLCDPGQSDCQAECMSCSNILPKQLSFNTMVCLTECEANVSPAFSWDFCRKVLSSPISSLTGMMRKRSQEEVEALFPEEDEQLDGGLLLPFALQRYDHMTRALGVDERDLGGRGSQLKTAYNSQNDLSLEDEYEEEAGQEEGAADMAMRGQGDAGPSVSKRFGGFVKGRHGYRKLMSPGRSYQKRYGGFIGIRKSARKWNNQKRFSEFLKQYLGMSTKATEFNSVSEDLTQQNEV
- the pnoca gene encoding proenkephalin-A isoform X2, with amino-acid sequence MAAVGSGEEGGSHSNLFGFLAAPPVCVSVWAWLRSALLHTCNQSAHHLFQSAHLPLISSSALQCLTHPEPDHCVSYRDGGTMKTVVALLLLCLCDPGQSDCQAECMSCSNILPKQLSFNTMVCLTECEANVSPAFSWDFCRKVLSSPISSLTGMMRKRSQEEVEALFPEEDEQLDGGLLLPFALQRYDHMTRALGVDERDLGGRGSQLKTAYNSQNDLSLEDEYEEEAGQEEGAADMAMRGQGDAGPSVSKRFGGFVKGRHGYRKLMSPGRSYQKRYGGFIGIRKSARKWNNQKRFSEFLKQYLGMSTKATEFNSVSEDLTQQNEV
- the pnoca gene encoding prepronociceptin isoform X4; this encodes MKTVVALLLLCLCDPGQSDCQAECMSCSNILPKQLSFNTMVCLTECEANVSPAFSWDFCRKVLSSPISSLTGMMRKRSQEEVEALFPEEDEQLDGGLLLPFALQRYDHMTRALGVDERDLGGRGSQLKTAYNSQNDLSLEDEYEEEAGQEEGAADMAMRGQGDAGPSVSKRFGGFVKGRHGYRKLMSPGRSYQKRYGGFIGIRKSARKWNNQKRFSEFLKQYLGMSTKATEFNSVSEDLTQQNEV